gtatcaactagtcgactagtcaaatTCACTGCTCTAGTGACTTTTCATGTCTTTCATCGacgagtcgctgtcacgtgataatgactgacaagatgcagtccacggaaaagacagcaggtgatgagcccctgcgcgtcgggaggtgacgctctgtgccagagcgtcattaTCTGATGCCCGCCTTTAAAACAGACAATTgatcgaattgtgacctttaccatcttgcaatttaacattcccctcacccccatcataaccttaaccagcttgcgcatgcaaagctctgatcgttgacgcactccagacatctgcgtcctgagcaaggccacacagtaacattatcaaattaggtgtcgccacctcaaaaacacgcgatcgttcgtgTCGGCTCATttcattttatgttttctgtcttttatttgtgcctgatgcgtttcgctgctgtggagcggggcgcatcacctgttttgtcctcttaAACGCACCTCACTGGTGCGGCCGGCGCACAGcgcgcactccactgtttttgcggtcggtagatcctttagaactgcagttcaaaggtaactcgtaaggtgaatatatatgaagtcaggtagcagtttttctttaggattgagaggagatgcaggaagatgataaacagagacaggacagaaacatagtcaaataaaaacacgttagtttttgtacctggtggttgcaacaaacagaaggtaatcagaagtgaggaacagaaaatgaaataattattttaatgtttagagcagcagaaactctgagaggctgcaggtgcatcagtggcaACTGGTTCTTACATACTACACCTTTAAACCATCTGGCCGTTTTTTTCTCGAACTAAAGCGTACTTGGGTCTCGCAAAATACTGCACAAGGACTAAAACTGTGATATTTTGCTTTTTAACTTCTAATCAATTCTACTTATGTTGTCAAAACGTTTCTTTTAGTTTTAATGGCTTTTTTGTCATTGAATGTAATTAGCCACATCATattatacattttaaaatgactaGTTTTAAAGTGGCTAGGGTATTTCTGTAAACTGAGCTTTAGTTtaaaaacattattatttattgaTAATGCAGGTTGAAGCCGATTAACATAAATCTGATGTTGTGTTCGGTGCTGAGCCCTGGTTTTAGTTGTTGTCCTGCTGgtggctgtccatggtgctgaattcTTCCCTAAACACACTCCTACACACTCGGTCTTTTATTGGTGACTGCTTCGCGCATGCGAACAAGTATTCCGATGCCACTCGCTTAAACAGATGGCCACATTAAAGCCAGCAGATATTTCACACAAACACGAAGCAAAAACGCCAGCTTCCAGATTGATCTTCAGCCTCTCCCGTCTCCACGCAACAGGCTGCAACACCGATGTGCCACCTGTAACTGCGCCTCCAGCTCATGCCGACGCCGAGGATGAAGAAGCAAAACGTCCGGACCCTGTCGCTCATCCTCTGCATGTTTTCCTACCTGCTGGTCGGCGCCGCGGTGTTTGATGCGCTGGAGTCCGAGACTGAGAGCTCCCGTAGGCGCGTGCTGGAGCAGAAGCGCAgcgagatgaagaagaagtaccgCTTCTCTGAGGACGACTACCGTGAAATCGAGCGCGTGGTGCTGCAGGCTGAGCCGCACCGCGCCGGGAGACAGTGGAAATTCGCTGGCTCCTTTTATTTTGCTATAACAGTCATCACCACTATTGGTAAGTTCTGAACGTTTAACTTTGTTAttacaaaaaatgtaaataacagattgtttttgttgaaatgaTTATTTTCCcaaaagaaacaataaaaaataaaacactttccTCATGGTCTACCATCCAAGCCAGGTCACAACGTGCTCCTTCCTCTCTCCACCTCTCTGCATGCAGGTTACGGACACGCTGCACCAGGCACAGATGCAGGAAAAGTCTTCTGCATGTTCTATGCAGTTCTCGGCATCCCTCTCACCCTGGTCATGTTCCAGAGCCTGGGTGAAAGGATGAACACGTTTGTTCGCTATCTTCTGCACAAGATAAAGCAGTGCTTTGGGTTTCACCACACAGAGGTGTCCATGGAGAACATGGTCCTAGTGGGCTTGCTGTCCTGCATTGGAACTCTGTGTGTGGGAGCTGCAGCCTTTTCCCACTTTGAAGGATGGAGCTTCTTCCATGCCTACTACTACTGCTTCATTACACTCACCACTATTGGCTTTGGGGACTTTGTAGCCCTGCAGAAAAAAgaggacctgcagaaaaagacacccTATGTGGCATTCAGTTTCATGTACATTCTGGTGGGGTTAACTGTGATAGGGGCTTTTCTTAACTTGGTGGTGCTGCGTTTCCTCACCATGAACACGGAGGATGAGAGACGTGATGCTCAGGAGAGAGCATCACTGAGGAGAGACAGAGGCCTTTTGGGGGGGGCTCTGAGCCTCCATGTTATAGGAGAACAAAGCAGAGACAACCACCGAGAGAGGAATAAGGGAACTATGgtgcacagtcacagccacagcacACTTTTCCTCCCTATGCAGGAAGGAACCAGTCGCACCAACCTCATTTCCTTCCCAGCAGAGGATCCGGGAACTCGAGGAAGCCCATGCAGGCAGAGGCTGCATGAGACAAGCCTCAGCTCTCTGTGCTCCTCCTGTGTGTGTTACCGCTTAGAGGCTTGTGACAGCCCTCTTGTGACACGCGGTGAACCCCACGGCTGCCACATAAACCCTGTGTACTACAACTCAGTTTCTTATAAGATCCAAGGCTACTCACCAAGATCCAGGGACAACACTGGACTGTCCTCTCCTGGAAGCACACTCTCACCTGGGCATAGCTTTCAGGAGTTCCCCCGGATAAGGAGAAATTCAGTTTGAAGACTGAAAACGACATCGTCACAAACATATTCCTGTGCATGTTTTGGCTGTTGTAAGTGATTTTCTTTGCAAAGCACGAGTGTTTCGTTTTCTATGTTCATTCATGTGAAGCTAATCCTGCCATTTTGCTTGCATGAAAGTGAAAAGCATGCTAAAGAGAATGTAAAGCGCACAATGTCAATGCATGAATGCTGCATACAACTTTCTACAGTTTAGACAGAATTGTTTTTAACTATTGCAATGATTGCATGGTTTTAGTGAAGTTACAGCCTTTAATTTCTGCTTTAGTCATGCAAACAAAACATTTTCATGCCACAACTGAAAGATGTCATTCTACTTTTCTATTGAAAAAGCCTTAAAGACCTTTGGCCAGTGATGTCAGGGATGTGGTTTATTGGATCATACAAATACTTTTACTAGATGGAGGGGTTTGGAGTGGAGTGTGTTACATGGACACATCAGCACTCTGACAAAAAGATACTTTTTCAAAATTTTAATCGACTTAAATGGATGTAGCACACAACGTATCTGTAGCAGGTTTTACAACGTACTTCATCATTCAGAAAAACTGAACGTGTTGCAGTGAGGGACTCAGGATGAATGTAAGTCTCTTACAGTAATGCTCTATTGAACCAAAGGAGGGAAACATACAGTCTGagtttttttaatgtaaaatGTTGTCTATTAAGGAACATTTTTTATGTGAGTTATTTTAAAGCTTCTGTCCTCATTGTCTTCCTCTGCTGCTGTGCTTTTAATTTCTGAGGACGACATCTTGTAAAAATGATTTTGATTCTTTTCATCGACTGTTTAAAAGGTACAAATGGACAAGTTTGCTTATAAAATAAAGATGTTCAAAGTTATTTTATAAGTTTTCAACTTCAATTTGTCCTGGGGCGCCGTTAGCTCATGGGTTAGGGTTGCCAGTTTGAACCCAGTCCGTGTCAATTGTTGTGTCCTTTAGCAAGACACCTCACCCTCCCtgcctgatggtggtggtcagaggggctggtgGAGCCTGTTTGGCAGCTTCTCCCCTgttagtgtgtcccagggcagctgtggcaacattgtagctcatcaccaccagtgtgggaATGGATGAACGATTCACcgaagtgtaaagcactttgaagtccGCTGACTCAGACAGGTGATATGCATGTGCAAGTCATTTATCACACAATAGAAGGAATGCACAAAATTGTGTTAATATTTTAGTTCAGCTTTTATTAGTTGCTTTTGCCTGAATTTTCACAAACTTGGATCTTTGTCGGTTATTTCACAAGAATTTTTTTATTGTAACCATTTAATCTGAAATTCAAGGGGAATTACATCAACCAAATTAAATGTGTATTAATATGTAGACTTTACAGTtcaatttattaaaaaaaatc
The sequence above is a segment of the Nothobranchius furzeri strain GRZ-AD chromosome 15, NfurGRZ-RIMD1, whole genome shotgun sequence genome. Coding sequences within it:
- the kcnk15 gene encoding potassium channel subfamily K member 15: MPTPRMKKQNVRTLSLILCMFSYLLVGAAVFDALESETESSRRRVLEQKRSEMKKKYRFSEDDYREIERVVLQAEPHRAGRQWKFAGSFYFAITVITTIGYGHAAPGTDAGKVFCMFYAVLGIPLTLVMFQSLGERMNTFVRYLLHKIKQCFGFHHTEVSMENMVLVGLLSCIGTLCVGAAAFSHFEGWSFFHAYYYCFITLTTIGFGDFVALQKKEDLQKKTPYVAFSFMYILVGLTVIGAFLNLVVLRFLTMNTEDERRDAQERASLRRDRGLLGGALSLHVIGEQSRDNHRERNKGTMVHSHSHSTLFLPMQEGTSRTNLISFPAEDPGTRGSPCRQRLHETSLSSLCSSCVCYRLEACDSPLVTRGEPHGCHINPVYYNSVSYKIQGYSPRSRDNTGLSSPGSTLSPGHSFQEFPRIRRNSV